The Thermoanaerobaculia bacterium genome contains the following window.
TTCCGCCCGGACGTCCATCTCGTCCTCCGCGTCAACCGCGACGACCTGCGCGCGCTCGCGGAGCGGTTCTCGATCTCGACGTGGGAGACGCGGGAGCTCTTCGGGAAGCCGGAGCGGTGGTGGCGGCGCTCGATTCTCTTCGAGGGGGCGCGCTATCGGGATTTCGCCCTGCTGCTGGCCCGGGGCGCGCTCGACGCGATGGCGCCGGGCGATCCGAGCGATACGTTCCGCCCGCGGCGGCCGTGGATCGGGGCGTCGCCGCTCCCCGAGCAGCCGCTCTTCCGCGAGCTCGGCCCGGGAAAGCCGCCGATGCCGAACGCGCGATGGAAGGCGCTCACGGCGGGGAAGGCGCTCGCCGACGAGCGCGGCGTGCCGCTGCTCCTCGTCAACGATCCGATCTTCATCGCGTCGGGTCCCCGTTCGGACCGCGAGTACAATTCCTTCTATGGACGGGCGATCTACGACCGCTACCGCGCCGTGCTCGCCCGGTTCTGCTCGGACAACGGCATCGCGCTCCTCGACCTGTGGGACTTCCTCGGGCCGCGGGAGTTCGGCGACACCCCCCAGCACTACCGGCCCGAGGCCAACGCGCGGATCGCGCGGGCGGTGACGGATCGGCTCACGGAGATGACGCGATGACGCAATCGGTGTTCACGGTCGACCTGTCGGGCCGGAAGGCCCTGGTGACCGGCGGCTCCCGCGGCATCGGGCTTTCCGCCGCGAAGTTCCTGGTGCGTGCCGGGTGCCAGGTCGCGATCGTGTACCGGCGGCGGCAGCGCGAGGCGCGCCGCGCGTGCCTCGAGCTCGAGGCGCTCGGGGGACCGGGTCTCGCGTTTCGCGCCGACGTCTCCGACGAGCGCGAGGCGAAGCGCGCGATCTCGCAGGCGGTCGCGCGGCTGGACGGCCTCCACATCCTCGTCAACAACGCGGGGATCTGGCCGGGGGGCGCCGTCGAGGAGATCAGCCCCTCCTACTGGGAGGAGGTGTTCGCGATCAACGCGCGGGGCACCTTCCTGATGACGAAGTTCGCCGTCCCCGTCTTCAAGGCGCAGCGGTTCGGCCGGATCGTCAACGTCTCCTCGACGGCGGGCCAGCGCGGCGAGGCGTATCACTCGCACTACGCCGCGACGAAGGGGGCGGTGATTGCGTTCACCAAGTCGCTCGCGGCCGAGCTCGGTCCCTACGGCATCACCGTCAACGCGGTCGCTCCCGGCTGGGTGGACACGGAGATGTCGCAGCGCGAGCTCGGCGACAAGCGCCGGCGGCGGGCGATCGAGCAGGAGATCCCCACGCGGCGCGTCGCGACCGCGGACGATGTCGGGGGCGTGATCGCCTTCCTCTGCTCCGACTACGCGCAGCAGATCAACGGCGCGGTGGTCAACATCAACGGCGGATCGGTCCTGGCCTGACCGGAGGCGACGTGTATCTCCGCCAGTTCTATCTCGGCTGTCTCGCCCAGGCGTCCTACCTGATCGGCTCGGAAGGCGTCGCCGCCGTCGTCGACCCGCGGCGGGACGTCGAGGTCTACCTCGAAGATGCGCAAGCGCGGGGGCTCGTGATCCGGCACGTGATCGAGACGCATCTCCACGCGGACTTCGTGTCGGGCCACCGGGAGCTCGCAGCGGCCTCCGGCGCGACGATCCACGTGAGCCGCGCGGCGGGCGCCGCCTACCCGCACGACCCGGTCGCGGAAGGCTCGGAGATCGCGGTCGGCGCCGCCCGCCTGCGGGTCCTCGAGACTCCCGGCCACACGCCCGATTCGATCTGCCTCCTCCTCTTCGAAGGGAAGGGTTCCTCGGTCCCGTCCGCCGTTCTGACCGGCGACACCCTCTTCATCGGGGACGTCGGCCGGCCCGACCTCGCCGGCGCGGCCGCGAGCCCGGCCGCCGGTCCGGGGCCGGGCCCGCGGGAGCAGGCGGGGCAGCTCTACGACTCGCTTCACGGCAAGCTCCTCGCGCTGCCCGATTCGGTCGTCGTGTACCCGGGCCATGGCGCCGGCTCGATGTGCGGCCGGAACCTCTCGAGCGAGACGACCTCGACGATCGGCGAGCAGCGGCGGACCAATTACGCGCTGCAGCCGATGACCCGCGATGCGTTCGTCGGGATGATGACGACCGACCTGCCTGAGATCCCGGCGTACTTCGGGCG
Protein-coding sequences here:
- a CDS encoding SDR family NAD(P)-dependent oxidoreductase; the protein is MTQSVFTVDLSGRKALVTGGSRGIGLSAAKFLVRAGCQVAIVYRRRQREARRACLELEALGGPGLAFRADVSDEREAKRAISQAVARLDGLHILVNNAGIWPGGAVEEISPSYWEEVFAINARGTFLMTKFAVPVFKAQRFGRIVNVSSTAGQRGEAYHSHYAATKGAVIAFTKSLAAELGPYGITVNAVAPGWVDTEMSQRELGDKRRRRAIEQEIPTRRVATADDVGGVIAFLCSDYAQQINGAVVNINGGSVLA
- a CDS encoding rhodanese-like domain-containing protein encodes the protein MYLRQFYLGCLAQASYLIGSEGVAAVVDPRRDVEVYLEDAQARGLVIRHVIETHLHADFVSGHRELAAASGATIHVSRAAGAAYPHDPVAEGSEIAVGAARLRVLETPGHTPDSICLLLFEGKGSSVPSAVLTGDTLFIGDVGRPDLAGAAASPAAGPGPGPREQAGQLYDSLHGKLLALPDSVVVYPGHGAGSMCGRNLSSETTSTIGEQRRTNYALQPMTRDAFVGMMTTDLPEIPAYFGRDVRLNREGPSLLAELPPLPALAPAEVARLGGAGAVVLDTRSSAAFGAAHLPGSIHIDLDGPFASWAGTVVPAASRIVLVTDGAGGVDEARMRLARVGIESLAGYLDGGVAAWSASGRPVGAAEQIAVDELAARLEEGSCGVLDVRRGPEWDAGHIAEAVARPLAELAGSGAEIAAGKPLAVICAGGYRSSIAASLLLRRGRRDVVNVVGGMAAWNAAGLPVVA